The following are from one region of the Lepeophtheirus salmonis chromosome 8, UVic_Lsal_1.4, whole genome shotgun sequence genome:
- the LOC121123106 gene encoding uncharacterized protein, which produces MMDTCSHSSHLEESENGMHTNMKDKTTSKITMSSISTSSHTHFSSEMSTQDSRGEDSSDTKRLMDDNVRKEKNIDIFFSTCSPNKGHTNSKCTTDTTNTRGVTELKKRRNFEVTRFHLRHKRLDEKKKESLAVTYSSKGSTQLKKDDYGQFFSYNDLNHNFYEAPQEKNSPIIQTTALPINTFNERLTLPPDYDVINAPPLNNNKFSIMSSDVRMMKMGSISTSPYALNEFKGTTPNSQSVDISLYPEDHGIMEIVNNPKESKFQENSIHIISASRDVSKNTKIELDQNSSNGYKESFEEYDSGEPDGNSQTQDSKENGSNNESYDYPSGSLGRDPSHHRYPGDESDSSDDRKTKYFSTSKESSKEYVDPYPSDTKLQSHVEDFPRQSTWGHVQNLLLNSLPEGLDHTPPIKRIDSYEQFTSPIPYTYGLLLSNRTNIYSSHSEKYFLKTTSPYTFGEQSHSSYHHNGHNYYPHSKFPNIPSYSTPTYDSMHHGNFPGSGDSRYQLTPFTPFYSSRGTPNSYFDHSKAHVKYYPSTTVHITQVLRPSYHIPTNTHGPNPKITMGYGYEQYLTHTNAYVTKSNPNLNPRYQDEPYESSGKATYYPLLANSYIESERETQSYPVSTNRYGHGKNVYHPDRITNNDNSHHATNSYSKSLPYTESYRHTEAPYPAPSSTYFQNDKITAPYEQLYTPGYYPHGKYNTKAPNNIHPDNIQAYPTKNALYYTSPLYEGVLPQSSPYYYSSTPGSNPHYQRLGHHSTTTISYQRVSFKSNSQKCEGSDGRFYEEGTYIYKRCNKIKCICGHLSKDKCIMKPISYKKCSIGCYVDGSHYRHKEIYKTKCFECPCICRSKHSNCYFYENKCKKTCSSQDASYDEIKHLIHV; this is translated from the exons ATGATGGATACATGTTCACATTCATCCCATTTGGAAGAGAGTGAGAAT GGCATGCACACAAATATGAAGGACAAAACAACATCCAAGATAACTATGAGTTCAATATCAACCAGTTCACATACACATTTTTCTTCTGAAATGTCCACTCAAGACTCAAGAGGTGAAGATAGTAGTGATACAAAAAGATTAATGGATGACAATGtcaggaaagaaaaaaatatcgatatttttttttcaacttgttcTCCAAATAAAGGCCAT ACCAATTCAAAATGTACAACTGATACGACAAATACAAGAGGCGTTACTGAGCTGAAAAAGCGTCGAAATTTTGAAGTAACAAGGTTTCATTTAAGACATAAGAGATtagatgaaaagaaaaaagaaagcttGGCCGTGACATACTCTTCAAAGGGGAGTACACAATTAAAAAAGGATGACTATGGTCAATTTTTTAGTTACAATGATCTGAATCACAATTTCTATGAAGCACCCCAAGAAAAGAACTCTCCTATAATTCAAACAACCGCATTGCCAATAAATACATTCAACGAAAGATTGACTCTTCCTCCtgattatgacgtcattaatgCCCCTCccttaaataataacaaattttccATAATGAGTAGTGATGTAAGAATGATGAAAATGGGTTCTATATCGACTAGCCCCTATGCACTTAATGAGTTCAAGGGCACTACTCCCAATTCCCAATCTgttgatatttcattatatcCAGAGGATCATGGAATAATGGAAATCGTAAATAATCCAAAAGAATCAAAGTTTCAAGAAAACTCTATTCATATTATATCTGCATCAAGGGATGTGtctaagaatacaaaaatagaattggACCAAAATTCATCAAATGGTTACAAAGAATCATTTGAGGAATACGATTCAGGTGAGCCTGATGGCAATTCACAAACTCAAGACTCCAAGGAGAATGGAAGTAATAATGAATCATATGATTATCCTAGCGGTAGCTTAGGAAGGGATCCATCACACCATAGATATCCTGGCGATGAATCAGATTCATCTGATGATCGAAAAACCAAATATTTCAGTACTTCAAAAGAGTCTTCGAAGGAATATGTAGACCCGTATCCTTCAGATACAAAACTTCAATCTCATGTTGAAGACTTCCCTCGTCAATCAACATGGGGACATGtccaaaatttattgttaaacaGCTTGCCAGAAGGATTGGATCATACACCCCCTATTAAAAGAATAGATAGTTATGAACAATTCACATCACCAATACCTTACACATATGGTTTACTTTTGTCCAACAGGACAAATATTTACAGCTCTCActcagaaaaatatttccttaagACAACTTCTCCATACACCTTTGGAGAGCAATCACATTCAAGCTATCACCACAATGGTCATAACTATTATCCACACAGCAAATTCCCTAATATTCCTTCTTATTCTACCCCAACATATGATTCAATGCACCATGGTAATTTCCCTGGATCAGGAGACTCAAGGTACCAGCTAACACCTTTCACTCCGTTCTACTCTTCTCGAGGAACAccaaattcttattttgatCATTCTAAGGCTCATGTTAAATACTATCCGTCCACTACTGTGCACATTACCCAAGTATTAAGACCAAGCTATCATATTCCAACTAACACTCATGGACCTAATCCTAAGATAACTATGGGATATGGATATGAGCAATATTTAACCCATACAAACGCATATGTTACAAAATCAAATCCCAATTTAAATCCTCGATATCAAGATGAGCCCTATGAATCTTCTGGAAAAGCAACATATTATCCACTATTGGCAAACTCTTATATTGAATCTGAAAGAGAGACTCAATCCTATCCGGTATCAACCAATAGATATGGTCATGGCAAAAATGTATATCATCCTGATAGAATAACTAACAATGATAACTCACACCATGCTAcaaattcatattcaaaatccCTACCATACACTGAGTCCTATAGGCACACAGAAGCTCCATATCCAGCCCCATCAAGCACTTactttcaaaatgataaaataactgCACCATACGAACAGCTGTACACCCCTGGCTATTACCCACATGGAAAATACAATACCAAAGCACCAAATAATATACATCCAGACAATATTCAGGCATATCCAACTAAAAATGCTTTGTATTACACATCTCCTCTCTACGAAGGAGTACTACCTCAAAGCAGCCCATACTATTATTCAAGTACGCCTGGCTCAAATCCCCATTATCAACGCCTTGGACACCATTCAACAACGACGATCTCTTATCAGAGAGTATCTTTTAAAA GTAATTCACAAAAATGTGAGGGCTCTGATGGACGGTTTTATGAAGAAGGAACTTATATCTACAAAAGATGTAATAAAATCAAATGCATTTGTGGACATTTATCAAAAGATAAATGTATAATGAAGCCCATTTCGTACAAAAAATGCTCCATAG gATGCTACGTGGACGGAAGTCACTATCGACacaaggaaatatataaaaccAAGTGCTTTGAATGTCCTTGTATTTGTCGAAGTAAACACTCAAACTGttacttttatgaaaataaatgtaaaaaaacttgCTCCTCTCAAGATGCATCTTATGATGAAATCAAACATTTAATACATGTTTAA